A genomic window from Cucumis melo cultivar AY chromosome 8, USDA_Cmelo_AY_1.0, whole genome shotgun sequence includes:
- the LOC103485358 gene encoding cysteine-rich repeat secretory protein 38-like → MGRSNWSLKMLFILSETLLLIVTTTVSQPQFFHHKCSNNIGNYTNTSPFKKNLDTVLASISTNSQVDKGFYAIEGEEPNRATAMALCRGPVPPENCTICVKDATRMISQTCPNQKEAAGWYHDCQILYSNKTIQGVGDTSARILYFNTGKASDPIEFNQALGELLNGLREKLNEKGTPTLKS, encoded by the coding sequence ATGGGTCGTTCCAATTGGAGTTTGAAAATGCTTTTCATTCTGTCAGAGACGTTGTTATTGATAGTTACCACCACAGTTAGCCAGCCACAATTTTTCCATCACAAATGTTCCAATAACATAGGTAACTACACCAACACCAGTCCATTCAAGAAAAATCTAGACACCGTTCTTGCATCCATCTCCACCAATTCCCAGGTCGACAAAGGTTTCTATGCCATCGAAGGAGAAGAACCAAACAGAGCCACTGCAATGGCGCTCTGCCGGGGTCCTGTTCCACCGGAAAATTGTACAATTTGTGTGAAAGACGCAACCCGTATGATTTCTCAAACATGTCCTAACCAAAAGGAAGCAGCAGGATGGTACCATGATTGTCAAATTCTTTACTCAAACAAAACTATTCAAGGTGTAGGAGATACTTCTGCCAGGATACTTTATTTCAACACTGGAAAAGCCTCAGACCCGATTGAGTTTAATCAGGCACTTGGGGAGTTGTTGAATGGTTTGAGAGAGAAGCTAAATGAAAAAGGGACTCCAACTCTCAAGTCTTAA
- the LOC103485135 gene encoding thaumatin-like protein 1, translated as MASIHFFFLSFSLFFHFLSYSATITLQNNCTHTIWPAILSGAGTAPLSTTGFSLLPSASSLLSVPTSWSGRIWARTYCSTDPSSGRFSCATADCGSGSVECGGACATPPATLAEFTLNGGGGFDFYDVSLVDGYNIAMQIVAVGGKSGNCTTTGCIEDLNEECPGELRVVMGGGNRSVACRSGCVAFGKAEYCCSGVYANPNTCKPSNYSKYFKNHCPLAYSYAFDDGTSTFTCVSANYVITFCPSSFPSLKESSEPQPQAADISDCRRRIAPQSLAIFTAVWAAVASLSTLPKLSLNI; from the exons ATGGCTTCcattcatttcttcttcttatcattctctctcttcttccaCTTTCTCTCTTATTCTGCAACCATCACACTCCAAAACAACTGCACTCACACCATTTGGCCCGCCATTTTATCCGGCGCCGGAACCGCCCCTCTCTCCACCACCGGCTTCTCCCTCCTCCCCTCCGCCTCCTCCCTCCTCTCCGTCCCCACCTCTTGGTCCGGCCGCATTTGGGCTCGAACCTACTGCTCCACCGACCCCTCCTCCGGCCGCTTCTCCTGCGCCACCGCCGACTGCGGCTCCGGCTCCGTAGAGTGTGGCGGCGCCTGCGCTACCCCACCCGCCACACTCGCCGAATTCACCCTTAACGGAGGTGGCGGCTTCGATTTCTACGACGTCAGCCTCGTGGATGGGTACAACATCGCGATGCAGATCGTAGCGGTGGGTGGAAAATCGGGGAACTGTACGACGACGGGTTGCATTGAGGATTTGAACGAAGAATGTCCAGGGGAGCTGCGGGTGGTGATGGGTGGGGGGAACCGAAGCGTGGCGTGTAGAAGCGGGTGTGTGGCGTTTGGGAAAGCGGAATATTGTTGTAGTGGGGTTTATGCAAATCCGAACACTTGCAAGCCCAGTAATTACTCCAAATATTTCAAGAATCATTGCCCCTTGGCTTACAGTTACGCTTTTGATGACGGTACCAGCACTTTCACGTGTGTCTCAGCCAATTATGTCATTACTTTTTGCCCTTCCTCTTTCCCAAG TTTGAAGGAATCTAGTGAACCACAACCACAAGCGGCTGACATTTCAGATTGCCGGCGTCGCATTGCTCCGCAGTCTTTAGCTATTTTCACCGCTGTGTGGGCGGCTGTGGCATCTCTTTCTACACTGCCAAAATTATCGTTGAATATTTAA
- the LOC103485136 gene encoding thaumatin-like protein 1 — translation MGTLCYLRHSSPLFSTLIVLLLLKEVSGATFTFVNKCDYTVWPGILASSGSPKLETTGFELQAGNSRSLQASTGWSGRFWGRTKCNFDDSGRGSCNTGDCGSGEIECNGAGATPPATLAEFTLGSGSQDFYDVSLVDGYNLPMIVEGTGGSGTCASTGCITDLNQLCPAELKAEDGGACKSACEAFETPEYCCSGEYNSPATCRPSMYSQMFKSACPKSYSYAYDDATSTFTCNGADYTITFCPSSPSRKSSSDSSPMVPESNTQTESEPESESDSGTIQGAALSSSWLANMAIGGDSSTAKKPSVGFQYVSILIFNLVLSLVLS, via the exons ATGGGGACGCTCTGCTATTTGAGACATTCTTCTCCCTTATTCTCCACCTTGATTGTGCTTCTTCTTCTCAAAG AGGTTTCCGGTGCTACATTCACGTTCGTTAACAAGTGTGATTACACCGTCTGGCCGGGAATTCTCGCCAGTTCAGGCAGCCCGAAACTCGAAACCACCGGTTTCGAGCTTCAAGCGGGCAACTCTCGCTCTTTGCAAGCTTCAACCGGCTGGTCCGGTCGGTTCTGGGGCCGAACCAAATGCAATTTCGACGACTCCGGGCGTGGCAGCTGCAACACCGGCGACTGCGGCTCTGGAGAGATAGAGTGCAACGGCGCCGGTGCCACGCCTCCGGCGACGTTAGCCGAATTCACACTCGGCTCCGGCTCGCAGGACTTCTACGACGTTAGCCTAGTGGATGGCTACAATCTGCCGATGATCGTGGAGGGAACCGGCGGGTCCGGCACGTGCGCGTCAACCGGCTGCATTACGGACCTGAACCAACTCTGCCCGGCTGAGCTGAAAGCGGAGGATGGCGGCGCGTGTAAAAGTGCTTGTGAAGCATTTGAGACGCCGGAGTACTGCTGCAGCGGCGAGTACAACTCGCCGGCTACTTGCCGGCCGTCAATGTACTCACAAATGTTTAAATCGGCGTGCCCTAAATCGTACAGTTACGCGTATGATGACGCCACTAGCACATTCACTTGCAATGGAGCTGACTACACCATCACATTTTGCCCTTCTTCCCCAAG TCGGAAATCTTCGAGTGATTCATCACCAATGGTACCAGAGTCAAATACACAGACTGAATCAGAACCAGAGTCAGAATCAGATTCAGGAACAATACAAGGAGCAGCTTTGAGTAGTTCTTGGCTTGCAAATATGGCCATTGGAGGAGACTCATCTACGGCCAAGAAACCAAGCGTGGGATTTCAATATGTTTCAATTTTGATATTCAATTTGGTTCTATCTTTGGTTCTCTCATAG